Below is a window of Podarcis muralis chromosome 5, rPodMur119.hap1.1, whole genome shotgun sequence DNA.
agattttttttaaaaaaaatatagaaaCTGAAGTATAATAATATTAACAGAAATGCAGTGTCAGTATCCAAAAATTGAAATGGCCTTTGTATACATAAAGTGCTGTGTTTAAACGGGGCTTGGGAACCTACAGTACTGGTCTGTATCTCAAGTCATATCGATTTGAGTCCTAAATGACATCTGAAACTCCAGTTCTTACTTATGGGAGAGATGTATCTCACCCACCACATTACATAGGCATCTCAAAAGAGGCAGCACAACTATCTCACTGGCTCCTCTATGGAGTTTCAAACACCTGAAGGCACTTTAGGGTTCAGAAAGAATGGGTTTAGTGTTATATTCTACAACAGAGGTCGTCCACCCTTGTTCTGTATAGAGCCTTTGAGTCTCTGCAAGGACATTAAAATGATATGGATCCACTCTTTATAATTGAAAACTATTAATttgggaggaaaaagaaaggacTGGTTTTTGTGTTGGCTTTTTACATCTTCTTAATTATGATGAAAGAGAAATCTACAGTTCCAAGCCTTTGTTTGGAGCATTAAAACCCAAGAGTAACATTTCATCTTCCAGTCACCTATTACATAGAGCTAGGGGGAAACTTTCCATTAAAAAGCAATTGAGATTCTGCAGAGACTACAAGCTCCTATACATTTCAAGAGGAATTACATGTGAATGGTTTCACTGGGTTGCGTCCTACACAGTTGTGGTTTTACTCTTAGAAGAGGAAGGAACTTTGTTTGCAATAAAGGGGAAGTGCAGTTATAGACACAAACAAAATGAAGATCAGTCCATTATCAAAACCTATTGCTGTGTCACATGGGAGAGGTAGTGAAAATAAATTTTCCTTTTCCCCAAATTTGCATCCATGCTCCCTCTCAGTTTAAGTGTTTGTGCACCCTACCGAGTTTACTATAAACAGGGGGTAAAAATCCTTAACTTTGGCTAAACCATAAGGATTCTACATTCATTTTGTAAAGTGCAAAGATTTCTGTAAAAGGACAGTTTTCACGAGCACAGATTTCCAGAATTGTTCTggatttttgttgtgtttttttttaaaaaattgagcacTTCCAGACTCTCAGATAACAGCACGTAACATAGTTTTGTATTTAGGATCATACCTGTCAAGTTTAAGAGGCAGAGCTATTGTTTATGTTCAAGTTTAAGCAGCAGATCTAATGCCCTGATCCATTTTGGAATACATCTTTCTGGTACAGAAGATAGTCTTAAAAACCAAGGGATCCAGTCCTACAAATCTAAGCAGAACTCCCCCTTTAAGTCTGGCATCGTGGGTTAGATGCCAaggcacaggaaaaaaaatccatgGTGTTTTGCCTGAActataaataacaacaaaaacaacaatataatagatatcataaataaataaatatgcaaatagCTGTTCCCTATAGTTCAGCAGAGCGCTCTTTTAGTAGCACAGCTCGGCCGATCTCGTCTCTTGCTGTGCTGGAGGTGCTGACGTTTTTCGTTGCTGCTGTTGCGGGGTTTATGACGTGAAAAGCCACGAGAGGACAGCCCTCTACATTGTTGCAGATAAGGTTTTGGATGGAGGCTGTGTTCACTATGTCAAAGCCAACTTTGCCCCCAAAGGTGCTGGGCTTCCAGTACTCTGGTGAGCAGATGGCATTTCCCATGAGACCTTTCAGGGAGAACGGTGCCCCAAGTTCTATCATGGTCTCACCAAAGATGGCTCCAGGACGTGGTTTTTCTACAAGGAGGGCTGGGTACAGCTCCATAGCATCAATATCCCCATAGAGTTCTTCAAGTTCTGCAGCCATTTCTTTTTCTCCTGGAATAGAGagaccaaaaaaaaaccacatagtAGTAAAACTTcagcctttttctccaaggtTTTGTATTCAGTTCTAAATCACTAAGTAATTATTCTATAAGGTTCTGAAAAGGAGAATGGAAATTGCCTTATAGAGGACAGGGAGAGGCTTCTAGCTGTTGCAAAAGCTGCCATGAAAGTAATACAGAAGAAAAtaatagcagagagagagagagagagagagagagagagagagagagagagagagagagagaaatatccaAGTCTGTAATTCTAGAGAAAAGTTGCATCAGCAGGGGAAAAATCAATGCACTTGGAGAAGAATGAGTGAAATAACAAGTCTGTAAGATATCTTCTCAAGGTCTTTGATTGACACAGAATTTTCTTCATGAAAACCAACATAGAAGCTCCCCCCATAAGagtctcttttcttccttttcatcCTTAGAACGTAGTTTTCCTTTTGAACATCTCTCATTGCAGATTGAAATGACAGTGAGGAATCTTGGCAGAGGAGCTGCACCTACCCAATCTCCAATGAAAGACAACAGAGCCTTTCTACAAGAACTCAACACTTTTTTTCAAACAACAAGTTCTTGAAATACGGAGTAATTCATTTATTGGTTATATTGCTTGAatcttggatttggatttgaacATTTGAGTGCCAACTTGAGGGCCTTTTGGGATGAGAGGCAGCATAGAACTGAACTATGACCTAGCCTAACCCAACCTATTGGAGCATCTAGCCTTTAGCTGCCTACACAATCCCAGACCTGCTAACTGCATTCCCTTAAGTGGAGATGTCAAGAATTGGACCCCAAACATCCCCATGCAAAGCAGAAGTTTGATCTCTAAGCTGTGCAGCCTTGCCCCCCAAAATGAAGCTCTTGTTTTTCTATAAGTAGAGGTCAAGTCTTACCTGTGAGCTCTTCAAATGACTGAAAAGGTTTCAGCATAAAGTGCTTCCGATACTCATTCAAGGAGCGGTATCTCATCTGTCGGCTTTGATCAATGGAGGCTTTCGCTACTTTCTGCACCGCAGCAGGGACATTCCGCCCACCAGCTACCTGTTATCAAAGAAATGGAGTAATATGAGAAACCACATGGAGATCAGAACTTCAAGCCCCTTTGAAATCAGATGGACCTCAAACATTTATCCATCTCTTGGATTTACAGTGAGAAACTTGCTCATGCTATTCACTGTCTGAAATACGATAGAGAAAGTTGAAGGCAGTCTAAAACTGTGCCACAAATTTCCCCTTTCCCTAATCATTCTTCCCATGCTCAAAACATTTTCAGATATTGGAGTGACTTAACAGGTGGACAGATGTACCCTGTTGCCTCGAGATGAAGGCTATGCAATTTCTTAGTAGAAAATAAATTCTTACCCTTCCAGCCCTTTGCCTGGAGAAGGATTCCACCATGTGGGAAAGACCATGTTCTAACATGATGGAGTTGTTATAGATGAACTGCTGGTATGTGTACTCTTGGTCATGAATCTGGAAGGtatcagggaggagagggtgccAGTGGTAAAGGGTGTTGAATTCTGCCGCTATTCTGTTCTGATACTGGAATCTCTGGTTGAAGAGCAGCTCTGGGTCAAACTTCAGCTTGAAGTGGTAGCCACTCAGGTGCTGCACGTAGTCTTCAATCACAATCTTGATGGTCTCTCCTGTTTCCCCACAGAAAACAAAAGTCAGTCAGTCTTTTCATTTCCTAAACAataaaagggtaaaggactcctggacggttaagtccagtcaaaggcaaccatggggttgcggcgctcatctctcttcaggccgagggagctggcgtttgtctacaaacagctttccaggtcacgtggccaccaggactaaacagcttctggtgcaaagggGAAACCGTGATGGAGACCAGAGTGCACaaaaacgccatttgccttcccaccgcagcagtacctatttatctacttgcactggtgtgcttcctAAACAATATTGAATGCTGAAGTATACAAAAATGGCCTTCCTGATTCAGACCAAGAATGCATTTTGACTGGCAACACAGTTCCAATGGTGGCCAACAAAATGTCCCTGGGAAACTCAGAATCAAGGCAAAAGGGTAATAAGCCGTTCTTTCAGGTTCCTATTCAGTATTCATACAACCTATTGCCTCTATACATGGATGTTCTGCTTAGACAGCATAGGCAACAGATGATGTtggcccatgaatttgtctcaacCCATGTAAAGCCATCTTAGGTGATGGCTATCGCCACATCTAGCAGCAGCAAAATTTAATCAAGTAATTGTGTGTTAACCATGAGTGATTGTAAGAATTACCTGTTAAGATCAGGCGGGAAGTTTGGAACAGCTGCTCATCATCCCATTCCGGATGCTCGCCCTTCAGAATATCACAGACCCGGTTGTGTTCCCGGAGCCATAATGTGGCGTACATCATCAGCCCTGGAACCAAACCAAAGACCTCTTGCCCTACAGAAAATTTCAGGTGCTCAGGGACGTGTGGTGGATAAATCATTTCTGCCTGAGTTTCTTTGACCGTGGGTGGGTACATCTCTCCATCAATCATCTGtaattacaaaataaataaatgagcatggCAACACACAGAATCTTCTATCATACTGAATTTCAGCCAAGAATACTAAAATCCAGTGAAAATATAACATGTTTATACTTGTCAATTTCCAGTGGGTTTCAAGCACAGGGGGTTGTTGTAAATTGTAGCACTGATCTAGATGCACATAGTTATCTAGTAAGAATAGGGTGTCTGATGCAGTTATTGAAATGCCTGTGGCATTTCTCTGCATCAAAGGAAACACGAAAGCTCCTCTCTTCCTGGTAAAGATGTTAACATAAGTGATGCTCTCGTTTTCTCAGCACACTGCAGGAATTTCAGAAGGAATCCAAACTAACCTGAAATTTCAGCTTCCCGTCCTTAAATAGTCTGAGTTTCATCTGCCTGTCCAAAGTTTCTCCATAGATGTGATTTAGATCAACCTGTTGAAAAAATAGGAACATCAAAGTCTAATTTTAATTTGTCAGATGAGACAGAAAAATGATTAGATTCTCCCTCTAAATGTTTCAGAACATAATATATTGAAGTGTCGTTCCAATGGAAGCGAGAGTTCTCTCCACTCATTAAAAGTGTTGGAAAACAATGTTATTTCTCAAATGTCATTACCAATAAAATTTCACGTTTTTGCGCTGTCCTCAATGACAACTTCAAAAAACAGGAGCCCTTGTAAACAACCACTATTACAACAGTATAACTCACCACCACCCTTGCTTAAAGTGTTATCTTAGAAAGTTGCGTTGCAGACAAAACCggtttataaacacacacacacaccaactgcatttttcaCCCCAAATTCAGGGATGCAATAGTTATTTTTCCATAAATTGAGGAGAACCTAATTGCTATGTATTTTAGAGACTGACCAAATAAAGTCAAATGGTTCTCCCACACAGTGGGCACATAACATTGTGGGAACAGGCTATTCTGAGGTTATGCAAGAAAGATTTGCTGTACATTCTGCCTATCACAATATTGATGCAACTCCTTTGTGGATGGCAAGATAACCCTCTCACCGCAGGAGTTGATAAAAAGGTTTGTTTGCAATAACTCATCAGTCCAAGTCACAGTTCTGCCATCTTACCCCATGTCCAAGAGCTTTGGTGAAGGCTGGTCCTTTGTGATGATCTGTCTTGAAGAACTGGTGGGTGAAATGCTGGGCAAAGAATGTGAACATGATATTTGTGCCTTGTGGATCGGGAATAAATTTTCTCCGCAGTAGAAATTTCTCTACAATGAGCTTGGAATCGGGAAGCTCCTTCTTACCTGGAATGCAAAGCAATCATTTATTTTTCAGACACCCAAAGGGACtagagcaggagtcagcaaacaatttcagcaaggggctggtccactgtccctcagactttgtgaacgaattcctatgccccacaaataacccagagatgcattttaaataaaagcacacattctgttcatttaaaaacaccaggcaggccccacaaataacctagagatgcattttaaataaaaggacacattctactcatgtaaaaacacgctgattcccagactgtccacgggccggattgagaagccgattgggccggatccggcccccgggccttagtttgcctacccatgcactagagACTGAATAACTGCAGCCGTTTCCTGTCTGTTCTACAGGAGTTTGACAGGAAGAATTAAAAATGTCAAACCCCAGCTTAATGCATGTTGATAGTTTCTTTGCACTTTGGAACCTGTCTGATTGTAAATTATCATACTAAATATAGTTGTCTTGGTTTAAACCTGTTAGTTATTCATTTGGTTGCCAATATACACACAACCTGTTGGCTGATATACAACCACAGCAAGTTTTCTGTTCCTTTGACAAAGGACGACAGAACGTTTCACTGGGAAAATATGTGCTGCAATGCACACTCAATATCTTGTGTTTCTCCTTCAGACATATTTTCTAATGTTTAAGCCGTTTTCAGGCATTCACTGAACATAATTAACCATTGCATTGAGAAGGGAGGACAGCATTGCCCCCACTGGCCTTGTGTACATACAGAAGgaataatatttcattttttcTTACATTCACATGCACAGATCCCCCCCCTTCTTACCTTTCACACCCATAGGGGTTGGGCAGTTGTGGTCTACCGGCGGAAGAGTCCTAGTATAGTAAGAAAGGTTCGAAAAGGCTTCCCAGCTTTTGTATCCATAATGGCTGTTATATGTTGGTGGGCTCTCTATTAAATGGGATCTTGctggaaggggagagaaaggacCAGAAAAATTATGACCATGCTTAAATGACCACAGTATGGAGACAGAGAACCTTCCCCACAAGACTTCCCACACAGTCTAGTTTCACAGTCTAAGCCCCACAGGGGGCAAGCATCTGACCTTGAAAAGTCCAGTTTCAGAAGTGACGCGGAATGTAAAAATCCATTTTCAATTTTACTCTCTCTACATTTTTGTCTCTTGGTTACAACTACGCCGAAAGATTCTTACACTTAAAATGTCCATCAATGGTTTCTCTCAGATTCCCAAGAACTGGAGTTTGGCGAGGGTGCTCAAAACTCTTTGACAGAGATTCCCCACCCGTCACGCACAATGGCTAAACCAtacatggactttgaagaaacgTTTGAACTTTTGCTCTTATCTTCAAAAAGAGGCAGATGGCACCCAAAGAAGAAGCTTGACTTAGCCATTGCTTTGCCTAATGCCATTTATTAGAAGGCTGAGTGGCTAGACTGCGGTTACTGCATTAGATCAAAATAAATTGGAAGCAACATATAGCACTTCAAAGCGCTTGGGTAAATATCTACCCCCAAGCTTAAGCCTCCAGTCCAATGCTCATTTACCCGAGAGCAAGTGCCAATGAACTcaaagagacttacttctgagtagatgagTACGGGACTGTGGTGTAAAAGTAGAATTAAGAGATATGGATACTTACACATCAATACGTATCTCATGATGGCATTGTGGAGGAAAGGGAAGTTGTTGATTACATCCCAGACTGCTTTGAAATGAGTGAGAAGGTAGTGGACTGTGGACGGTGTGGGTTTCAGCGTCACTTTCAGCCAAGTAAAAAATTCCGCTGTAAGGAACGAAGCGCAATGAACGTTAGCAAAAACTGTTAAATGCTCCTAAATGCTAATTGTGCAAGCGTAACTTTCTGGAATACGTACGTGTAGTGCAGTTTTCCCCGTAATAACCAGTCCGCGTACAGTCACATTCATAGCGGTCAAATCCTGCTGTCATGCAGACTCCTCTGTTTTGGCATGGATTTGAGCAGCAAGGATTAACTGGAAGGGAATCAAGAGGCGTGCTGTCAAAGCAAGATCTAGAGTCTTATAAAGGCCCTTGGACCAATGCTAATTGATTAGTTCCCTAGAGACCAACTGCCACTTGATACCATCATATTATATTTGCCCACAGAATGCATCCAGCCTTTCTAGTTTGTTAGTGCATCGCGCACATGAGGTTATGGCGTAGCTGTTGAGAGCATGAAGAAGAAGCAGGAGGCAGatctaactacagtggtgcctcgcaagacgaaattaattcgttctgcgagttttgtcgtcttgcgattttttttcgtcttgcgaagcacggtgtcctgaaagttttggaaaagcttcaaaaatcaccaaagtctttaaaaacctcaaaaaaaggctaccacaccacattctatgagttgctcctcgaagtcaagtcgcaactgtattaacggtgttaagaaaaaggaaacaaacttgcaagatgtttctgtcttctgaagcaagcccatagggaaaatcgtcttgcaaagcagctcaaaaaacaaaaaaacctttcgtctagcgagttttttgtcttgcgaggcattcgtcttgcgaggtaccactgtatcttgggtGGAAAGCACCCCAATTTTGGAAAATAGTTCTAAATGCAGCTGCCTACAGAATCATCACTAGCACCCCTGTATTGTTGCTGGGGAAATGATTTCTGCCGTAGCTTCTGCTTCTGCAGACACACTAACACCGAAGAGTCATTTCATAGGAACTTTCAGCTGGAAAAAAACTCTTCTTGAATGGGGAGTCTGCTCTAGGCAAAGATGGAAGAGAAGGCAATTGCCTACTCCATATAAACCCCGAAGAATGGATTTCACTAGTCGTAATATTTAAATTCTTGGGCAATAGTCTTTCTTATGAAACATGTACAACTTTTACTAGATCATGTTAGCAGAAATTAGTACCACTGGCAGGAACAAAAGCAGGCAAATATAACACATATCCCTGAAATGTAACAAAGCTTTCATCTAGGACATTATATTGTGTATCTAAGGCTACAACCCCTATATCTGAGAACAAGCTCCAATTAGGCTTCCTCCTCTGAttacgtgtccagaggagggcaaccaaaatggtcaaaggcctggaaacgatgccttatgaggaacggctaagggagctgggcatgtttagcctggagaagaggaggttaaggggtaatatgatagccatgttcaaatatataaaaggatgtcacatagaggagggagaaaggttgttttctgctcctccagagaagcggacacggagcaatggatccaaactacaagaaagaagattccacctaaacattaggaagaacttcctgacagtaagagctgttcgacagtggaatttgctgccaaggagtgtggtggagtctccttctttggaggtctttaagcagaggcttgacaaccatatgtcaggggtgctctgatggtgtttcctgcttggcagggggttggacttgatggcccttgtggtctcttccaactctatgattctatgattaggtTTGTGCTCTAGGAAACTTAAGTTCACTTTCAAGTGAACATAATGATACCAGCAACTTCTAATAAAGCCTCAGAGTACTACCGGCATTGATGTCTAATCCTTCCTCTATGCCACCCCAGCGGTTCTCAAAGTTTCTGAACGTCTCCTAAGAAGATACTTAGCAGGATGCACTTCTGAAAATCACTGGTAACCATTTATATGCAATTGACTCTGCAGCATGGATTATCCACACATAAATAAAagaatgtaaaaaagaaagaaagcacacacTAGTTTGAAAACAGAAGTTACGATGCATCTCCCCAGGCTAGGCAAATGACGTACAGAAAAAGGCTGCCCTTAGCACCACCATCAAACACTTTTGATGCTTTCAGCTCCGTGCCCTCCCTTACATAACTTTTCCTGgccaaggaagaagaaagggTATGAATGGGCGTAATATTTAGTTACTGCTTCATTAATCTTTTCAGAATGAGTGCATGGAAGGCAGGAGGGAAAGCACCAGGAGATACTGGTTTTTTCCTCTACATTTGCCTTTTGTTAAAGGAAATTAACCCTGATTCAGACAACATAGGTGCCGAGGAGACAAAGCCAGAAATAATTATATTCAGTTAAAATACATCCATAGATACAAGGATAAAACCACTCATGCTCTTACAGTCCAAAAACTCTAAATACTTTTATCTATAGTCTATAACTAAGACTTCTCCCCTTCATGACATTTTTTCCCTAACCTAACCTGacccaaaaaatactttttgtgGGACTGCTGTGTGAGACACCCTCAACTTTCAGCACTTTTACAAGTTAACCTCTCATTTCAGGGTTACTTAAACATTTCCAGGCTCCTTCAAAGTTCAAGCCTGCATATATTGCAACAAAACAGCATCGGTGGTCTTCGGGTTTTTTTCATCGCCACTCTGAATGGTAAGCGTAGCCAGGAACCTTTCTTAAAAACCCGAAGAGCGCCAGGAAAAAGGACAAAAAGAGCTAGCAATGCGCAAGCCTAGGAAGTCAGTAGGATTTGCACCGAAGGTAAGTGGCCCCACCATCCCAGCTCAACACAGCACTGAATTTTTTTGTAGATAGCACAGACTTAATTTTAGAAAGATCAGCAGCACTCACCTGCTTGGCTGACGGCCAAGAGAGAAAACAAGACAACGCAGGGTGCAATCATTTTTAGCGCACAAAATAGCAGGCTCAGCTTCCGAAATCGCGGatatgataaaataaataataatataatattattattagataaATAGATATTCCCGAGGAGGAGCTTTCACTAGCTGCCCAGCGCCGTTCAGGATCCGCAGCTTGTGCTCTTGAAGTGATCTCCGAGTCTGGAGCAGCTGGCGCGGACGTGCTGCCTTTATGCGCAGCCGGAGTGACTCACGATTGCGCGCAGGAAGCGAGCAGGATCCGCCCCCGGAGACGCAAGTGTGGGTGGCGCGGAGACGAGGAACGCTTGGCACTCGCTTTTCCCCCGCAGGTTTGCACGGATTTTCACCGCCCCAAAGCTGAGCGATCCCTTTCGTTCCGCTTTGAAATCGAAGCGAAGTGGGCTTGTGCGTTGAACTGCGCTGCATTTGCCacgggaaagagagagagggagagggagaggtggggaaggagagggataTTGCGCGATGGGGTTTGTGGAAACGTGGGAGAACGCCAGCCCCCAACATTTCACTGATCTTTTTCTTGCCCAACATgcgactcgaacccacgaccctcatattcaagagtctcctgctgctctcTGAGCGATCTCAGAGGCGGAGCCTGCGCGTAAAGAGTCGCCAGGTGGGGCCGTGAAGTTAGAGCCAGAAGCAGATCCGCAAATGCCGGTTCTTGCTAGGTTTAAGTTGGTCGACTTCTTGCCGTGGATCCCAAGCCTGCGGAGGATCACTGTAAGGAAGGCCAGTGCCTTCCGGCAAGATCTTCGCCTGCTCACCTGTTACAGGTGATTCTTCCGGCAGGCAATGTCTGGGTTGGCTTCCAGCGCAGACGCTTCCTCGCCACCGCGCTCCT
It encodes the following:
- the LOC114598628 gene encoding prostaglandin G/H synthase 2; its protein translation is MIAPCVVLFSLLAVSQAVNPCCSNPCQNRGVCMTAGFDRYECDCTRTGYYGENCTTPEFFTWLKVTLKPTPSTVHYLLTHFKAVWDVINNFPFLHNAIMRYVLMSRSHLIESPPTYNSHYGYKSWEAFSNLSYYTRTLPPVDHNCPTPMGVKGKKELPDSKLIVEKFLLRRKFIPDPQGTNIMFTFFAQHFTHQFFKTDHHKGPAFTKALGHGVDLNHIYGETLDRQMKLRLFKDGKLKFQMIDGEMYPPTVKETQAEMIYPPHVPEHLKFSVGQEVFGLVPGLMMYATLWLREHNRVCDILKGEHPEWDDEQLFQTSRLILTGETIKIVIEDYVQHLSGYHFKLKFDPELLFNQRFQYQNRIAAEFNTLYHWHPLLPDTFQIHDQEYTYQQFIYNNSIMLEHGLSHMVESFSRQRAGRVAGGRNVPAAVQKVAKASIDQSRQMRYRSLNEYRKHFMLKPFQSFEELTGEKEMAAELEELYGDIDAMELYPALLVEKPRPGAIFGETMIELGAPFSLKGLMGNAICSPEYWKPSTFGGKVGFDIVNTASIQNLICNNVEGCPLVAFHVINPATAATKNVSTSSTARDEIGRAVLLKERSAEL